One window from the genome of Neospora caninum Liverpool complete genome, chromosome VI encodes:
- a CDS encoding Peptidylprolyl isomerase (Cyclophilin)-like 2,related has translation MSEVYVHEPSTRGKVVLHTSLGDLDVELWARECPIACRNFVQLCLEGYYANTIFHRVVKDFIVQGGDPTGTGRGGADTTFDGKPFDVETHPRLKFRYRGLFGVANLGRSKENEKDERGRSLGTNGNQFFITLARADVLNNAYTLFGKISGHTLYNLMKFNDLEVGKEDRPLNPPFIKSVDVLWNPFDDIVPRRLPDLPGAKDAAERDRRKRARDVRTPGGRLSGADGKELDEEVEAREKLRKADKKLLSFGDEDGDTHASDTGKKLSAHDLLDDPHLLRDAPHTDEREEREDEEEEQEWSAERRSRGARTNTVAGVRARLAALSSRGGEHAPEGTWSERRGRRSREEGSSPSPDSDSEEEAERSSRGRRRDSEKPDDRRHVEALRLRSGVGSALRGSHADREKMENSDLMTEAEKRRQLFLLKKKDKGDKKRQEATMQKLDLFTAQLRRLRAPAAASPLGTAEPASNRVSPAASPRHSSRAGEDKRSKGEAGTLNALLPDLDEEVDESDGSWLNTGGLKFAVDSARAYELDEARAAASVVVFDPLKGLSDEVKRKRAENRRREQGRINENGMRDVPKW, from the exons ATGTCTGAAGTGTATGTCCACGAGCCGTCGACGCGCGGCAAGGTGGTTTTGCACACGTCGCTGGGAGACTTGGATGTCGAGCTCTGGGCCCGCGAGTGCCCTATTGCATGCAGGAACTTTGTCCAGCTTTGTCTAGAGGGCTACTACGCAAACACGATCTTCCACCGGGTTGTGAAAGACTTTATCGTCCAGGGAGGCGATCCGACGGGCACGGGACGGGGAGGCGCGGACACGACTTTCGACGGGAAGCCGTTCGATGTCGAGACGCATCCCCGCCTGAAATTCCGCTATCGAGGTTTGTTCGGCGTCGCGAACTTGGGACGTTccaaggagaacgagaaagacgagcgcGGCCGTAGCCTGGGGACGAACGGAAACCAGTTCTTCATCACGCTCGCGCGCGCAGATGTGCTCAACAATGCGTACACGCTATTTGGGAAAATCAGTGGACATACACTGTACAATTTGATGAAGTTCAACGACCTCGAAGTCGGCAAGGAAGATCGCCCTCTGAATCCGCCCTTCATCAAAAGCGTGGATGTTCTCTGGAATCCGTTCGACGACATCGTGCCGCGCAGACTGCCAGACCTTCCTGGGGCGAAGGACGCGGCCGAGCGCGACCGGAGAAAACGGGCGCGAgatgtacgtacacccggaGGCCGGTTGAGTGGCGCAGATGGGAAAGAGCTCGACGAGGAAgtggaggcgagggagaagttGCGGAAGGCGGACAAGAAACTGCTTTCTTttggcgacgaggacggggaCACCCACGCGTCCGACACTGGGAAAAAACTCAGTGCTCACGACCTCCTGGACGATCCCCATCTCCTCCGAGACgcgccacacacagacgagagagaagaaagagaagacgaagaagaagagcaagagTGGAGTGCAGAACGAAGATCGAGGGGCGCCCGAACCAATACTGTCGCGGGCGTTCGTGCCCGCCTCGCTGCGCTGTCGTCTCGCGGCGGGGAGCACGCGCCTGAAGGCACgtggagcgagaggagaggcaggagaagccgagaagaaggaagttctccctctcccgaCAGCGACagtgaggaagaggcagaaagatcgagtcgagggcgacgccgagacagcgaaaaacCCGACGACAGGCGACACGTGGAGGCTCTTCGGCTGCGAAGTGGAGTTGGAAGTGCACTCCGCGGATCGCACGCCGATCGCGAGAAAATGGAGAACAGCGATCTAAtgacggaggcagagaagcggagacaactttttcttctcaagaagaaagacaaaggagacaaaaaacggcAAGAAGCCACAATGCAGAAACTCGACTTGTTCACTGCTCAG ctgcgccgcctccgggcaccagcggctgcgtcgcctcttgGCACAGCTGAGCCAGCGTCAAACCGCGTGTCCCCCGCTGCTTCACCTCGCCACTCCAGCcgcgcgggagaagacaagagGTCGAAAGGGGAGGCAGGCACGCTGAACGCGCTCCTGCCCGATTTAGACGAGGAAGTcgacgaaagcgacgggTCGTGGCTTAATACCGGCGGCCTCAAATTCGCGGTGGACAGCGCCCGGGCGTACGAACTGGATGAGGCGCGTGCTGCGGCCTCAGTCGTCGTGTTTGATCCTCTCAAGGGTCTCAGTGACGAAGTGAAGCGAAAACGTGCAGAAAacaggaggagagaacaaggcCGAATCAACGAGAACGGCATGCGGGATGTGCCGAAATGGTGA
- a CDS encoding putative C2 domain-containing protein, translating into MSDVSGTPAVPAAFIASAVAEKDEDKESSASARYQIHTSQGSVLGVPQTDCDSPVPDANGAAQPATGLSLSGTDGSGAADPRSFAAVTRERTIGVAADVPGLVSSSGCAEVVKIKVVIYGGQNMDGKKLYCKFYHGSCKHKTSTAVARRNPEWKEWFSITHLVSKQSPVLRIEIWGGGFLGKEVKGFCDVDLSPVLHDHVLVDGLYDVRGCGGQLRVKLINMDLLPRWERTIAAEAALHAIGEEDPEGVLALMIDDLKRIFPAVPYKEIALTLRAHDWRRTFATNELRITGGKRAQTIANLRKQRPIAVGDPGQGCVSLGLGSSGENAKHESFMERKKRQQIREVAKMLPDVDLEEIEHTLRTNNWNVCAAVDELILAHRETDMPTQQKGDGVRITKLDTTAQAGGFVAVEQHHGLEVRHSSALPPQRSGVGDKKFRQRVMMFEREKEI; encoded by the exons ATGTCGGACGTCAGCGGAACGCCGGCAGTTCCCGCCGCGTTCATCGCGTCGGCAGtggcggagaaggacgaggacaAGGAGTCGAGCGCTTCAGCTCGGTACCAGATTCACACATCTCAGGGTTCGGTGCTCGGTGTACCTCAGACTGACTGCGACAGTCCGGTTCCGGACGCGAACGGCGCGGCGCAACCTGCCACGGGATTGAGTCTCTCCGGTACAGACGGCTCGGGCGCGGCGGATCCCCGGTCTTTCGCGGCGGTCACCCGCGAGCGGACGatcggcgtcgccgccgacGTCCCCGGTCTCGTGTCGTCCAGCGGCTGTGCAGAAGTCGTCAAGATCAAGGTGGTGATCTACGGAGGGCAAAACATGGATGGAAAAAAGCTGTACTGCAAGTTCTACCACGGCAGCTGCAAGCACAAGACGTCGACGGCGGTCGCGCGGCGGAATCCAGAGTGGAAAGAGTGGTTCTCCATCACTCACTTGGTCAGCAAGCAGTCGCCGGTCCTCCGCATCGAGATCTGGGGTGGCGGCTTTCTCGGCAAAGAAGTCAAGGGATTCTGTGACGTGGACCTTTCTCCCGTGCTCCACGATCACGTCCTCGTCGACGGCCTGTACGACGTGCGCGGCTGTGGGGGCCAACTCCGCGTGAAGCTTATCAACATGGATCTCCTGCCGCGCTGGGAACGGACGATTGCAGCGGAGGCCGCACTGCATGCAatcggcgaggaagaccccgaaggcgtcctcgccctcatGATCGACGACCTCAAGCGCATTTTCCCCGCAGTGCCCTACAAGGAAATCGCCCTCACCCTTCGAGCCCACGACTGGCGACGCACCTTCGCTACCAACGAGCTGAGAATCACCGGCGGGAAAAGAGCGCAAA CTATCGCAAACCTCAGGAAACAACGCCCGATCGCCGTCGGCGACCCTGGACAAGGCTGCGTCAGTCTCGGTCTCGGATCGTCCGGCGAAAACGCAAAACACGAATCATTTATGGAGAGAAAG AAACGCCAGCAGATTCGGGAGGTGGCGAAGATGTTGCCGGATGTCGATCTGGAAGAAATTGAGCA CACGTTGCGAACGAACAACTGGAATGTATGCGCTGCTGTCGACGAGTTGATTCTCGCACACCGCGAAACCGACATGCCGACACAACAGAAGGGCGATGGCGTTCGAATCACCAAACTCGATACTACCGCTCAAGCAG GCGGATTTGTGGCAGTCGAACAACACCACGGCTTGGAGGTTCGCCACTCGTCTGCGCTTCCTCCCCAACGATCAG GAGTCGGCGACAAGAAATTTCGACAGCGCGTCATGAtgttcgagagagaaaaagagattTAG